Proteins found in one Aethina tumida isolate Nest 87 chromosome 1, icAetTumi1.1, whole genome shotgun sequence genomic segment:
- the LOC109602386 gene encoding uncharacterized protein LOC109602386, whose product MFRFFVTLSCLVACALAGGKQVVIVSGHGGDFGGDSGKYSSGAELTSLAHSSAIQAKTAVQNQQTAGSQAAFGAKSNLAQAALGAAATAQAALVGKQAIVQSLKKQLIEAQHQLQAELGQYQQTQQAASAAAEAAGQAQAQLNAVTAAAAAAQGSATHAQEAATEAANAAASQHQMVIEAKQRLGQLTQELHSALGQLAETEAAAHKALSAAQVAQSNAAAAGAAVAVAAESSQTSGHGGSKGW is encoded by the exons atgtttagattctttgtcACCTTATCTTGCCTTG ttgccTGCGCTTTGGCTGGTGGAAAACAAGTTGTGATAGTAAGTGGACATGGGGGTGACTTTGGTGGAGATT CAGGAAAATACTCTTCAGGCGCCGAACTGACCAGTTTGGCTCACAGTTCTGCCATTCAAGCCAAAACTGCTGTTCAAAATCAACAAACTGCTGGAAGTCAAGCTGCCTTTGGAGCTAAGAGCAACTTGGCCCAAGCCGCCTTAGGc GCTGCTGCCACCGCTCAAGCCGCCTTAGTGGGCAAACAAGCCATAGTGCAGAGCCTGAAGAAACAACTCATCGAAGCCCAACATCAACTGCAAGCCGAACTGGGCCAATACCAACAGACTCAACAGGCTGCCTCAGCGGCCGCAGAAGCAGCCGGTCAGGCTCAAGCCCAACTGAACGCCGTAACTGCTGCTGCCGCCGCCGCCCAAGGCTCCGCCACCCACGCTCAAGAAGCCGCCACCGAAGCCGCTAACGCTGCCGCATCCCAACATCAAATGGTCATCGAGGCTAAACAACGCTTGGGTCAACTGACTCAGGAATTGCATTCCGCTTTGGGACAGTTGGCTGAGACCGAAGCCGCCGCTCATAAGGCTCTTTCTGCCGCACAGGTAGCTCAGTCCAATGCTGCGGCTGCTGGAGCTGCTGTTGCGGTAGCTGCGGAGAGTTCCCAGACCTCCGGACATGGTGGCTCCAAGGGATGGTAA